In the genome of Flavobacterium panacagri, one region contains:
- a CDS encoding nicotinate phosphoribosyltransferase: MNPLLLTDGYKVDHRRQYPDGTSLVYSNWTPRKSRLEEVDEVIFFGLQYFIKKYIIHDFEEYFFKQPKEEVIKKYSRRINNYLGENQVGTKHIEDLHDLGYIPMVFKALPEGASVPLRVPMFTMYNTIPEFFWLTNYFETLLSAVIWLPCNSATIAKEYRKVLDKYASETSSVPEFVDWQAHDFSMRGMGGIEASLTSAAGHLLSFTGSDTIPAIDFLEEYYKANSDQELVAGSVAATEHSVMCMGTTEGEYETFKRLITEVYPKGIVSIVSDTWDLWKVLTDYLPRLREDIVSREGKVVIRPDSGDPILIICGNPDGKTEQERKGVIELLWDVFGGTTNTKGFKELVPQIGAIYGDSITVARATQICERLKEKGFASTNVVLGIGSFTYQYNTRDTFGFAMKATYGEVNGEGRAIFKDPITDDGTKKSAKGLMKIDLIDGKYHLSDNVSWEEEKQGELKEVFRDGKLLVDQSLSEIRTRVKSDVSIEA, translated from the coding sequence ATGAACCCACTATTATTAACCGATGGTTACAAAGTTGACCACAGAAGACAATACCCAGATGGAACAAGTTTAGTATATTCTAACTGGACACCAAGAAAATCAAGACTTGAAGAAGTTGATGAGGTAATCTTTTTCGGATTGCAGTATTTCATTAAAAAATACATTATTCATGATTTTGAAGAGTATTTCTTCAAACAGCCAAAAGAAGAAGTAATTAAAAAATATTCTCGTAGAATCAATAATTATTTGGGCGAAAACCAAGTCGGTACAAAACATATCGAAGATTTACACGATTTAGGATATATTCCGATGGTCTTTAAAGCTTTGCCAGAAGGAGCAAGCGTTCCGTTGCGAGTGCCAATGTTTACGATGTACAATACCATTCCGGAATTTTTCTGGCTGACCAATTATTTTGAAACTTTGCTTTCAGCCGTAATCTGGTTGCCTTGTAACTCAGCAACAATTGCAAAAGAATATAGAAAGGTATTGGACAAATATGCTTCAGAAACTTCATCTGTACCTGAATTTGTAGATTGGCAGGCACATGATTTTTCTATGAGAGGAATGGGCGGTATCGAAGCTTCTTTAACCTCTGCGGCAGGACATTTATTAAGCTTTACAGGATCAGATACCATTCCGGCTATTGATTTCTTAGAAGAATATTACAAAGCCAATTCAGATCAGGAATTAGTTGCAGGTTCAGTTGCCGCAACAGAACATTCTGTAATGTGTATGGGAACTACAGAAGGAGAATATGAAACGTTCAAAAGATTAATTACAGAAGTATATCCAAAAGGAATTGTTTCTATCGTTTCTGATACTTGGGATTTATGGAAAGTTTTAACGGATTATCTTCCAAGGTTGAGAGAAGATATCGTTTCAAGAGAAGGTAAAGTCGTAATTCGTCCTGACAGCGGTGACCCAATTCTAATTATCTGCGGAAATCCTGATGGGAAAACAGAACAAGAAAGAAAAGGGGTAATCGAATTGCTTTGGGATGTTTTTGGCGGTACAACAAATACTAAAGGATTCAAAGAACTAGTGCCGCAGATTGGCGCTATTTATGGAGACAGTATTACCGTAGCAAGAGCAACTCAGATATGTGAAAGATTAAAAGAAAAAGGTTTTGCTTCTACCAATGTGGTTTTAGGAATTGGATCTTTTACATATCAATACAATACCAGAGATACTTTCGGATTCGCAATGAAAGCAACTTACGGAGAAGTAAACGGAGAAGGAAGAGCGATCTTCAAAGATCCAATCACAGATGACGGAACTAAAAAATCAGCCAAAGGGTTGATGAAAATTGATTTAATCGATGGCAAGTATCATTTAAGTGATAATGTGTCTTGGGAAGAAGAAAAACAAGGCGAATTGAAAGAGGTTTTCAGAGATGGAAAACTTTTAGTGGATCAATCGCTGAGTGAGATTCGAACTAGAGTAAAAAGCGACGTGAGTATCGAAGCTTAA
- the nadD gene encoding nicotinate (nicotinamide) nucleotide adenylyltransferase, producing the protein MKIGLYFGTYNPIHVGHLIIANHMAEFADLDQIWMVVTPHNPLKKKATLLDDQQRLQMVFLATEDYPKIKPSDIEFKLPQPSYTVITLEHLKEKYPNHEFSLIMGEDNLKTLHKWRNYEVILENHDIYVYPRISDEPENVELKSHPKIHVIDAPIVEISSTFIRNSIKEGKNIQPLLPPKVWEYIDHNNFYKK; encoded by the coding sequence ATGAAAATAGGCCTTTATTTCGGAACATATAACCCTATTCATGTTGGTCATTTGATTATTGCCAATCATATGGCTGAGTTTGCCGATTTAGATCAGATTTGGATGGTCGTTACACCACATAATCCGTTGAAGAAAAAGGCGACTTTATTAGACGACCAACAACGCCTTCAAATGGTTTTTCTGGCAACAGAAGATTACCCAAAGATAAAACCATCGGATATTGAGTTTAAATTACCTCAGCCGAGTTATACCGTAATTACTCTGGAACATTTAAAGGAAAAATACCCCAATCATGAGTTTTCTTTGATTATGGGAGAAGATAATCTAAAAACGCTTCATAAATGGAGAAACTATGAAGTAATTCTAGAAAACCATGATATTTATGTGTATCCGAGAATTTCTGACGAACCCGAAAATGTGGAATTAAAATCGCATCCAAAAATTCATGTTATCGATGCACCGATTGTAGAGATTTCTTCGACTTTTATTCGAAACAGTATTAAAGAGGGGAAAAATATTCAGCCTTTACTTCCTCCAAAAGTTTGGGAATATATTGATCATAATAATTTTTATAAGAAATAA
- the gmk gene encoding guanylate kinase, with amino-acid sequence MNKGKLIVFSAPSGSGKTTIVKHLLGKEDLNLEFSISAASRDPRGEEEHGKDYYFISLEQFKKHIKAEEFLEWEEVYRDNFYGTLKAEIERIWAMGKNVIFDIDVAGGLRIKHKFPEQTLAVFVKPPSVDELKRRLKQRSTESEDKINMRIAKASVELATAPQFDTIIKNYDLDTAKEEAYQLVKDFVNK; translated from the coding sequence ATGAACAAAGGAAAATTAATTGTTTTTTCGGCACCATCAGGATCAGGAAAAACAACTATCGTAAAACATTTACTAGGGAAAGAAGATTTAAACTTAGAATTTTCAATCTCGGCAGCATCTCGTGATCCACGCGGAGAGGAAGAACACGGAAAAGATTATTATTTTATTTCGTTGGAACAATTCAAAAAACACATTAAAGCCGAAGAATTCTTAGAATGGGAAGAAGTGTACCGTGATAATTTCTACGGAACCTTAAAAGCCGAAATCGAAAGAATCTGGGCAATGGGAAAAAATGTAATTTTTGATATTGATGTTGCAGGTGGATTACGTATCAAACATAAATTTCCTGAACAAACTTTAGCTGTTTTCGTAAAACCGCCAAGCGTTGACGAACTAAAACGCAGATTAAAACAACGTTCTACAGAAAGTGAAGATAAAATCAATATGCGTATTGCAAAAGCTTCTGTGGAATTGGCCACTGCTCCTCAATTTGATACTATTATAAAAAACTACGATTTAGATACAGCTAAAGAAGAAGCTTATCAACTTGTAAAGGATTTCGTAAATAAATAA